In the Chloroflexaceae bacterium genome, GGGGATCGGCGCCGAAGGAAGCGGTTGCGGTCGCGCCGCGCAGATCGGCCAGTTTGATCCTGGGCGCCGGTTGCTCTGCGTGCTGGCGAGAATGGAAGGTTGCACCCGCAATTCGAGGCCGATCCGCAGGCGCGGCCATCATAATCCCATCGCTCCCCCGCGCCCAATCCAAAATCCCACACCCCCAATCCAAAATCCAGCGCGCCCCGCCCCATCCAAAATCCAAAATCCAAAATCTAAAATCCAAAATCCATCCTGGTCGCACCTGGCTGGTATGATACAACGGGTGGGATCTGCCCGCCCGGCGCGGAGAGGAGCGTTGCCCATTTCCCGGCGCGCTCCGCCGCTGAAGCAGTACAGGTACGGACACTCGCATGCTTCCCGCGCTTTTCGTCTTTCTGGCCGGACTGGTGCTCGGCGCGCTGCTCAACGTGCTGATCATCCGCATTCCGCGCGAACGGCGCCTGCTGGGCTGGCCCCGCTGCACCCGCACGGGCGCGCCCCTGGCCCCCTGGCAACTGATCCCCGTGGCGGGCTGGCTGTTCCAGCGGGGCCGCGCCGCCGACGGGCGTCGGTTGCACTGGATCTATCCCCTGGTTGAGCTGATTACCGCGCTCATTCTGCTGCGGCTCTATCACCTCTACGGCTTCGGTCCGGGCTTCTTCTACCTGGCCTTTGTCTGCGCAGTGCTGATCGTTACCGGGGCGATTGACTGGCTCTACCGCTACATCTACACCTTCGTCATTCTCGGCGCGGCCCTGGTGGCCCTGATCGCCGGGCCGCTCGCCGGTCTGAACTGGATCAATGTCGCCCTCGGCGCCCTTACCGGCGGCTTCGTCTTTATGCTGTTTTATCTGGCGGCGCGCCTCCTCTTCCCGGGGGCTGGCGTGCCGTTTGGTCTCGGCGATGTCTACCTGGCCATCTTCATCGGCGCGGCGGT is a window encoding:
- a CDS encoding prepilin peptidase; protein product: MLPALFVFLAGLVLGALLNVLIIRIPRERRLLGWPRCTRTGAPLAPWQLIPVAGWLFQRGRAADGRRLHWIYPLVELITALILLRLYHLYGFGPGFFYLAFVCAVLIVTGAIDWLYRYIYTFVILGAALVALIAGPLAGLNWINVALGALTGGFVFMLFYLAARLLFPGAGVPFGLGDVYLAIFIGAAVGLLNLAPALFYGMLLAGVVSAGILIARRAGRPTPTYIAYGSYLCLGTLLFIALGGMG